DNA sequence from the Pseudorca crassidens isolate mPseCra1 chromosome 6, mPseCra1.hap1, whole genome shotgun sequence genome:
TTAATAAGGCAGGAAGCATCCCTCTTATTTTATTATCCTTCCTCCCGGACCATATATACATCCTTTAAATTTCAGGGATTATCAAATTGAACTCCAtcttatctgatttttttcaatagttgaAAAAGTAGAGTAAACACATAGATGGAAAAGAAAACCCCTGTGTATGAATGAGACCTGGTGTCCTCTTGTTGAATATTTGCAATCTGAACTCTATGCACAATACCCTAcataaccttttttaaaaagaattgtacaGCCTGTATTCAGCTGCAATTCCTCTTGACATTCCAGCATTGGATGACAGTGGCTTCCAGAACATTCAACTATTCTTTCTCACTTTCCATTGTACTTATCATTTTTTATCTCTTCAGCAGTTTCCTGTCTTTTTCTCATCATTACATCTCTTAAAAAATCTGGTTGTTCTAAATACTAGCATGTGATGTCGCTCAACAATGGTTAATATATTGATTTGGCCAGAGTAGTTGAAGAGTCAAAGATGAATATTTTTAGCCAGTTATTTTTCAAGCTCTTTATAAAATCTATAACAATGACAACAGTGTTTGAAAAGTTAGGGGAGGGAAACATGGCAGCTTCCAGAATGAAAATGCTATAAATGAAGGGCCATGCCtggacagggagagggagaggagggaaaattAGCTGAGGAAAGAAGGGACTTGTATCTGTAGAAGGGCGGGTAACTCACATGTGTTGTTGAAACTTCAAATTCAGTGTAGTTAATGGAACACCCATATGATGAGACAAGATGGGGACCCACTCCCCCACTGCCTCAGTCAGTGATAGGTGAAAATTATAATTTCACTGAGTATCTCCTCATAAGGCAATGGATGTTCAACGACTATGTAACACTTAAACATGTTCTCTGCCATCTCCTAATTTTTAGGATTTCATATAACTCAAGTTTCAGACTGAGCTGTATCTGCATACAAATTACAACTCACCTTTTTAGCCTGGGTGTCCgatcaatagaattataaaaagAGGCATAAAGGTAATCTTAATTTTTCTAGTAAGcaaattaaaatagttaaaagaaacaagtaaaatcaaCTTTAATAACAGATTTTATTAAACCTAATATATCCAATATATTATCAGTTCAACATtacactaatttgaaaaacattcgtattttcctttctacttttcatactaagtctttgaaatctggtgtgtgtTTTACACTTATGACACATCTTCATTTGGACTTAGCCAAATGAAGTCTAGCCAAATAGAGTCATGGGATAGTGACTACTGTATTAGCACAGATCTAAATGTTCTTAGagcttcttcaaatattttgtaatgtGCATGTGTGTTAGGGAAgtaatatgttaaataatttgaCTACTTTATTCCTATAATATTTGGGATTTCGGAAACAACTTATTTCTTAGCTgctagatatgtatatattttcaagtAGAAAATAATTTGCAGTGGTTCTTTCCTAATCATGGACATTCAGCTCACCAAGAACTTATTTCACCAAGAGGTTGCCATTTTCACAATTAAGTCAAACCCCTAAGCTGGGaagtaatttgttttttctcaatTATGTGTAAACATCTGAAATCGAGAAGTCTAGtattttcaattaaagaaaatctaGTAGGGTAATAGAACACCTACTTAGATTTCATTTGATAAACTTCATCTTCCTGCAAAGAAATTTTGAATTCAATTAAATGATTAGTTCCCAcattacctttttctttcttggtgctATGATTACTATCAAATGTTGATTCATGAGCTAGAGGTAATCCAAATTGATCCAAGTCTGGTGACAGTATCAGCATAGCCAATAGTAGATTTAAGAACTTTGCCTGATTGTATGTTATTTTCCAGATCACGTACCTTATGTCTTTACTTCTGTCCCACTGTGCTCATTTTGATCAGTGCACACTACCCGAATGCTTTGTACCTCCCTTAAGTAGAAAAATGTTTGGAAGAGTCCTTTGGGCTGTTCATTAAGGTGGCACTTGATTCTTATACTTGTGCTCTGGATACGCATATATTAGTAAACCTATTCAGGCAGTCACATGTATTCACACCGAAGATGTGTCAGACACATCTGTCTCTATCTAACTCTGTCTCCCTCTGCAATTTCACTTAGCCATCTTACTGAATGCAAACTCCAAAAGGGAATTCTCCTAAGAAAAGGGTACTAAAAAGGTGACCAGCTGTTTCACCAGCAAGCTTACAGAACAGTTTCCTAGAAACTATTATATGATATGCAAAGCTAAAATGTgtaagtgattttaaaataataagtcgTTTAATCCACACCACAAACTTATGAAATGAAGAGTACTACtactaggaaactgaggcacagaaatgcTAAGTAACTTGCCGACCACCTAAATCTAGTAAGTGGATGTGGACCCAGgcattctggctccagagcctgtccTCTCAACTGCTACCCCACACCACCCTTTCCACTGACACTTGTAAGAAAATCCACATTATTCCGTTTTATTTTTGCTGAGCCCTTCCAAGGAGTCTGAAAGGAAGAGAGGACCACGTTACTGCATCAAACACACAGGAAATATTTTATTAGCTTTTAGATGGAAAAAAGGATAGAGTAAAAGTATTTCAGTAGAAATCCACGGCCCTCCTCAGGGAGCCCACTCTGGCATCCAGGGCCCCCCAGTCGTGGTAGTGCCTGTAGTCCCCCGGCCTCACCAGGTACTGCCGCCCGCGGTAGTTGGGCATCTCATAGAGGACCCACCAGCCCTCCAGCACGTGAAGGGAGCGGATCTCATTGAAGTGGAAGCGGTCGCGGAGTGAGGAGCAGTCTTCCGTGAGCTCCGCCATCTGGCCTCTGTAGTCCTCTCGCTCGTACACCCTCAGCCGGTGGGAGCTGGTCTGGGTTCAGCAATCAGCAGATGCGAAGGGTCAGAAAACCTAGCCTTTAGCAACCAATCACTCACACCGCTGGGGGAATGggcatttttttaatcttttctataTCAAAGATGACAAATTAAAAAGACAACCAACACCAGGGCCACTGGGTATAGTTGGGTAGATTGCACACTGCAAAACTGAAGAGGGGGCCATTCACACAGATCAAGACATTTATGGTGCTCCATAGTTTTCTAGGGCCACAACCTACACGAATCATATTTAGTACCTACTTAGTACCATTCTTAAGtgacaatttttatatataatttttgctcTCTCCTTTATAGACTTAAACGGTGGTCTGGAACTCCCCTTGgtggatataaaaataattagatattaaaataaaaaggcaaatctatCCCTggcaaaaggcattattttggAACTCCATAGCATTAGAAGAGGCTGGGAAGAGAGGAAGTCGAATTGCTTTCCCCGAAGTGAAGCACAGGTGGTGGCAGTCCAGCCCAGGCAACTCCTTAATCCCTTCCTTTCTGCTTTGAGTCCTGCTATTCTAAAATCCCGAGAAGCAAGAGCCATCGTAACAATTAGGTTTCAGTTCTCACCTCTAATATATGGTCTGGCAAAACACTTTTaggtaattaataaaaatagaatctcaaGATCATGAAGGAGGCCTGTCTAGATCAATAGATTATAAAACCTTTAGAAAAATGTAAGGGCAGGCTGTCAGTCCTGGGCAAATCCTGTCTGTCTCTTCCTGAGCACTTGTTCTTTTATCTGCTTGTTCCTTCCCAGCAGGTACCCACTcaattccttcttccttcttccaccaTTAAATCCTCGTTAGGAAAGGTTCTCATAAGCAGTTCATTCTGAGGTATAAAAAACTGCTAATAAGGTATCTTCCATGGTTTGCAAAAGACTCACGTGTGCATTATCtaatttgatcttcacaacagcctGACACACGTGGAGCAGCCATTCtaagtcttttcttcttttaagagaAACTAATGACTAGAGCTTTCAGGCTGTAATCAAAGGGTCAGGGCTGgaaagtaaaagtccagatttccagGCTCCTAATGCCAGTCTGGGTCCTATCAAGGCTTTCAACCCTCTGAAGGGATTTCAAATTTCCCGAGTGGTACATTTTCCACAGGACTCTGTCATAGGCAAATAAAAGCCTCCCTAACTGTAGAATTCCAGGCTGCTCAGGCTTTACTTGGGTAGCAGTGGGCTTTGCAGGTGCTACTAGAATCACAttgttggttgtttgttttgcctAATCAAAAAGCAGAACTTGAGGGACCCTTGATATTCATAATGGTTAATATTTGGAGGAGGGGTTAGTTTGCCAGGTGCTGGGCAATCTCCTTTTGACCTCATCACAGCTCGATGAACCAACTGCCCTTATTAACcccgctttacagatgaggaaggagagaagtagCCCAGTAACTAGCCTAAGGGCACCTGGGTGTGAGGAGTTCACCTGTTGCTTATTCCTCAGCGGTGGCACAGACGCTCTAAACTAATGCCGTGCACCACTTTTGCCCAGTAGAGGTGAGCTTAATTTTAGCAAAGGAGAATACAATTTCAATTAAGAGCATTGCATCACTCAATTTTTCGGTGGAATGAAACCTTAAAGACATTAATAAAGGGAAAGAGAACCCGGTTAGAGCCAGCAAAAGAAGGCCACCGTCCTGCAGCCTGACCACTGTGTCTGGAGCACTGGTGTGACCCGAGGGCACGGCAGGCCCAGGGGAACCGGACTCACGTGGGGGATGAGGCGGCAGGAGCGGACGGAGTCGTTGAGGCCCATCCACTGCTGGTAGTCAGGGTAGTCGCCGCGCCGCAGGAAGTACTGGCAGCCCGAGTAGTCGGGCTGCTCGTAGAGCATCCAGCAGCCGCTGTCCACCCGGATGGAGTTGCAGCGGCCGAAGCAGGGCTGCAGGTTGGCGTGGTCGCTGCTGCACTCGTAGTGGCGGCCCTGGAAGCCCCGGTCCTCGTAGAAGGTGAtctgcagggaagggaaggacagGGCTCAGAGGCCTGGGCTCCAGCCCGGCTGCGGGCCCCTCCCGCCGGCGCGGGGCTCACCTTCCCCATGGCTGCTGGATGCGGGGATGCGAGTTCAGTGCGGTGGGGCGGGCGCGCGGGTCTATATAGCAGGAGGGCTGCTGCGTTGGCAGGAACGACACAAAAGGGGCCCCCGCGTGAGGAggatttcctctctctcttctataTAATGAcggcgggggtgggcgggggacTTATTGTATGTTTTCTCTTAGACTCTCCAGAGCTTTCGAACTGATGACCCGCGTAAAACTGTCACTTGGTGCCTCTGGGGCCTTTAAATGAAGCCTATTCAGGAGATTGGAAGCGAGCAAAAGTGCCTAACGGGGTGAATGCttgtaatgaaatattttttaacctttttgaaTTTCGAAATGATCTCTTTTTGAGGAACAACACCGGGTAGTGACCGGGTCAGAGGTCAGGATGGGCTCCAGCGGGAGGCGTTTAGATGAGAGAGCATTTCCTTGGTGTGAGGATGTGGGACGTGGGATGCACCTGCCTTCTCCGCAGGATGTCTGAAGGAGGATGGGATTCTCCTCTAAGAGAACCTCCTACCAGCCTCCCCGCTGATGAGCGGGTGCAGCAGACAACACACCGGAGGAAAGGTGATGGGGGTTGGACCCCGAGGAAGCCCTCTTTAAGCACCTGGCTCGGCTCTGCTCCCTGGAGACTGGACCAGGGCCGCCTCCAGACTCAGCTGCTGCCTCCGGCCCACCGGCTGGAAGCCTGCAACTTTGGAGTTCATGAGGGGACTCATGGGTGGTTGTTAGTCACAGGTAAATTTCTAGTTAATATTTTTGCTCAGTGCTAAGCTTATTTGTTTGGATCTAGCTACTGACAAATGCAAGTTAACCTGCAGGTGTAACAAAGTTTTAAATGCCACCATTTTGCAAAGCTtctgccttctctcccttccccagccctgggcaaACCCTGAGCACTCGTTAGTTAAGGCTCTGACTCCAGGGGCTGCAGGCTTCCTCCCTGCCCTCAAAgtccccctttcctcccctcacccccagcagcTCCTGGTGCCCTACTCTCTTTAGAGCAGGCTTTCTCAACCTCAGTTCTACTGTAACATTTCAGGCTGAAAAACTCTCTCTTGTGGGGGGCTGTTCTGTACATTGTAGGATATTTAACAACATCCTGTCcactacccactagatgccagcagcacccgcttccttcctccccaagttatgacaaccaaaagtgtGTTCAGATATTTCCAAAAGCCTCCACGGGGGACAAAATCAATCCctgttgaaaaccactgatctaaaAGTGCTGGCCATATACCtggcattctcaccagcagttacCCCACTGCGTTAATGGGATCATTTGCAGGCTGTGTTTGTGGAACTGCAGAAATTCCTCAGAGATGCTCTGGGGACACTCAAAGAGcaaggaggagggaaaaagggaGTGTGCCTTTCTTATCCCCTACTTTAACCAGAGCGTTTTCACTTGTACCTGTTTTATATAAAATCTTGTTTGAAAACAGAGTTTTATCACTAAATgatgataattaaaaaaataaatttgaagaccATTGGTTTAAGGTATTGTGATTCTCATAATGCCcttcaaaatacaaatattttacctACTAACCACAGTACATAATGAAATTGTTTTCCCTTTACAGATCAGTGTAGATGAGTTTCCCAGGACAGCTTGCTAATTTCTTGTGAAAAGATCTTGAGAGAACAAAACACAGCCCTGATAAGTCCTGATGTGATAGAGTCTGGAAACATTGGATCATGGTACTAggccaaagagaaaaagaatgagatgaATATCACATGGAAAGTTCAGAGATGAGTCTGTGAACAGTGCACTGGGGAAGTGGGGCTGTGAAGAGCTGGCAAAGAGAATGCACTAAAACTGGGCTTTGACAAATTCACAAATTCACAATCTGGTCTAGAAGCTGCAGTTTGGGGCTCTAATCTTCATCTGAAGATTAACGTAgggttttattggtttttttgttttttttagatcgTTGAGGATTAGTGCAGTTATTCATGATCCTTTTTTAATTTCACCATTACCCTCAATCTTCTAACTTGCTGAGTTTAGTGCTGAGTAGATTTCTTCTTAAGTAAAACTTTTCAGGAGACTGAAAATGGATAGCATCAATTTGTATTAGTTAGGAAATCATGGGGAAAGATTTTAGTACTGTATgaacagaaaaagacaagtagTATAGAGACACTGGGCACAGAGTTTAGCTAGAATATAGTCTGTTCTTATCCTGTGTACTCCAAATGTGCTTACTAAGGCATTTAAGATTTTCATCGAAGCTCTTGCataaaaatagcaacaacaacagtCTTTTAGAAAATAATGCACGGTAAAGTGGGGAATTGAAGGACTGTCAAATAAAGCATGTAATACTAAGTATGTTggcaagaaaatgtgaaaaacttGAATCAACAGAGTCTGTCTTCTAAAGGTTTTCCCAAAATGATGTGGCAAATTTTCTTCCAGTTGACTTATTATTTGAATCTTTTGATCAATGTTTATTTTCCCAAGATATGTGTATCAAATAATGAATTTCCTAGTAATTGTATTCTTTCTTGAAGTATTTTTAAGGCATCCTGAAAAAATATTATTACTTAAAGccaacaaattatatttttactctAAATCATATACTATACCATGAAGGTCTGCAATTGAGCTTGTTTCAATCAAAAGCAGCTGCAATTCCCTAACACTGGTCACAGAAAGGTACCAAGGTTCTCAAGGGAgctaagtatatatatacaaagcaTTATTAGCCTGAGATATTAATCAGttgaagcaaaggaaactttccATCACAATTGTCTTCTATCAAGGCCTTACAAACCAGCTGCATATTTAGTATGagaatatttgcttttttaaaaaatatctttattggagtataattgctttacaatggtgtgttagtttctgctttataacaaagtgaatcagctatacttatacatatatccccatatctcctccctcttgtgtctcccccctaccctccctatcccacccctctaggtggtcacaaagcacctgatctccctgtgctatgtggctgcttcccagtagctatctgttttacatttggtagtgtatatatgtccatgccatgctctcacttcatcccagcttacccttcaacctccccgtgtcctcaaatacattctctacgtctgtgtcattattattatttttttttagattctatatatatgtgttagcatacagtatttgtttttctgtttctgacttacttcactctgtatgacagactctaggtccatctacctcactacaaataactcaattccatttctttttatggctgagttatattccattgaatatatgtgccacatcttctttatccattcatctgtcaatggacacttaggttgcttccatgtcctggctattgtaaattgagctgcagtgaacattgtggtacatgactctttttgaattatggttttctcagggtatatgcccagtagtgggattgctgggtcatatggtagttctatttttagttttttaaggaacctccatactgttctccatagtggctgtatcaatttacattcccaccagcag
Encoded proteins:
- the LOC137225783 gene encoding gamma-crystallin F-like, producing the protein MGKITFYEDRGFQGRHYECSSDHANLQPCFGRCNSIRVDSGCWMLYEQPDYSGCQYFLRRGDYPDYQQWMGLNDSVRSCRLIPHTSSHRLRVYEREDYRGQMAELTEDCSSLRDRFHFNEIRSLHVLEGWWVLYEMPNYRGRQYLVRPGDYRHYHDWGALDARVGSLRRAVDFY